The sequence GTTCCGCGTGAATCACCCCCCATGCGGTTTTCCCCGCTGTCACTGACGCATTACGGATTCGGAGGCAGACCATTTTGATTCTTCCGGGTTGCTCCCTCAAATTGGAATAAGGCAGTGCTTGCGGCTTGTTTAATTGGCAAGTTTCGTCCAACCTAATTCTATGAAATTCATCAACGTTTTATTTCTCTTGCCGTTTACACTTGTTGCGGCGGCGAATACTGCCAAAGCAGATCGGGTGGATGCCACGTCACTGCGCGGCAAGGTGATGTGCGGTTACCAGGGTTGGTTTCGTTGTCCGGGTGATGCCGCCAACCTTGGCTGGATTCATTGGAGTCGTAATTCCAAAGGTATTACTCCAGAAACACTGACGTTCGAGATGTGGCCGGACATGACCGAATACGGGGTGGCAGAGCGATTTCCGGCACCGGGGTTTGCTCATGCCGATGGCAGTCCGGCGCAACTATTCAGTTCGGATAATCAGGCTACCGTCCATCGCCACTTTGAATGGATGCGGGATTACGGGATTGACGGTGCATGGTTGCAACATTTCGTTGTGGACCTGCCCGGCGGGCGCAACGAGCTGCGCTACCCCTCGCGTCTTCGCGTGCTGAATCACGTTCGTAAAGCAGCGCAGCAGACCGGGCGGGTATGGGCGATCTCTTATGACATTGCGGGGATGCCAGAAGAGCGCATTTTCGATGTGCTGACCCGCGACTGGAAAAAACTGGTGGATGACCGGATCACCCAGGAACCGCGCTATCTGCACGAAGGTGGTCAGCCGGTGGTGCAAATTTGGGGCTTTTACTATAAGAATCAGCACAACCTGATGACTGCCGAATTGGCTAACAAGCTTATGGATTTTTTCCAGACGCCGGGGCCTTATGCGGCGTTTCTCGTCGGCGGCGGGGATTGGAACTGGCGCAAGAACCCTGATCTCCAGTGGCAGGCGTTTTTACGGCGATTCAAAGCCTACTGCCCTTGGAATGTCGGCAATGTGTCACGCGACCAGACTGGTACGGCCAAGGCTTCCACGGGTTATTGGGCGGCGGATAAGCAGGAATGCGAACGGCGGGGAGCGCTCTGGATACCGGTGATCTATCCAGGGTTCAGTTGGGATAATCTCACGCAAAAGGCAGCCGGCACGAGCACGTATGCGCGGCGCGGTGGGCGGTTTCTCTGGGAACAGTTCCATGCCTTGTCCAAGTTGGAGGTGGATACGGTTTACGTGGCAATGTTTGACGAGGTGGATGAAGGTACGGCGATCTTCAAGGTCACCAGTTCCCCGCCTGTGCAGGGGCACTTCGTGGGCTACGATGGTCTGCCCAGCGACTGGTATCTGCGGCTCGTTGGGGAAGGCACACGACGCTTGCGCCAAAGGCTTCCAGTTCCGGCGGAAATTCCCATCAAGTAAGCATCGAAAGTGGATTCATGTACGTTGTAATCTGAGTCTTTGCAATTCAGTGACCTTGGCTGAACTTTGGCGGACGGGCGATGATTATTCGCTTACGACCACCGTTCGCCCGGACAAATCCAACCGGACTTCAATCCAGAACGCGTTCCCGGATTCGCCCGAAATAAAGTGTGCCGGAGTGGTGATGGCGTCCCGTTTGACCAGCACCTTGGTGACCTTGCGCGCCAGGGGAACCCGCAGAATGATCGGTAGCGTTTTGGCGGGTGCATCAGTTGCGGCTAATGTTGTCGGCGCATTTGGATCGGGCAGGAAATGCACGTAGGCCAACTGGGTGCGTCCGGTCAAGCGGAAAGATAGTTCACCTTGAAATACCCCGTGTTTATTTAGCAATTTCCGGTAATCCTTCCTGAATACCCCTGCCTGTTGGTCCACGAATAATTTCGTCTCTTGCTTGTCCGGCGTCTTGAGGCTGAGACTCCACGCTTTGTCACACTCAGGCACGCTGACCTCCAAAAGCGGGAAGCGATCCACGTCCACGGTCAGGGGTTTGTAGAAGCCGGCGTACGTTTTGTCGGCACCGGGGGTAACGACCACCGTGCCATTGCTGATGACGCTTTTGCCGAAAAAGGTAACCCAATTCGCTAGATTTTTGAAATCATGCGAGGGATCACCCAACGGCTCGCGCTTTTCCAGCGCGGCCACTTCCGCCGGGTTGAGGATCACGGTTGCACTGCCATCCTGATGGGAAGAGGCAGCAGAATAGACGCCCTGCAATGGTGTACCGTCCACCCCCGTCAGGGAAACATCCAGGCGTTTGGCCCCTTTCTGGCCCAGCGGAAAGTAGTCGGCCATTACGGCGTAGGCCGGGCGCGGTTTGCCGTTTTCATCAATCAAACCGTAGGGATGTTTGTCCCCTCCGGCGTGGAATACACTCAGCTTGTTCAGGCCGTTGGCCAGCAAGCGGGCCATGGCGGTGTTCAGCAATTTGGCTTGAACGAAGGGGGTGAAATTCGGCGGCGGCTGGAACCACTCGGAGTTTTGCCACACGAACCCCTCCTCATTACAGTAAATCTCGGTGTCAATGCCGCGGGAAAAACACAGGCCCTCGTGCATGCCAAAGGGAACATCCCAAGCCGGGGATTTCCCCGCATAGGCGTGGAAGGCAAACAGATTGGCCTGCTTGAATACCCCCTGCTCATGCAGGGTGATGGTGAACGGTTCGCTGTAGCCCGCCATGCCACCGGTAATTAGTTTGGCATTGGGCTGATGCTTGCGGATGACGGCTGCCATGGTTTTAAAAAATTCCGCATATTCCTCGTACGATCCCTGCCAGAATTGGCGGATGTTGGTTTCGTTCCACAGTTCATACCCGGCAATGCGATCCCTATATTTTGTGACGAAGTGTTCCACCACCTCGGCGTATTTCGTGTTGTCCGGCGGCACGACATGCGAGCGATTTCCCCCCGCTTTAAAACGTTCCGCACTCATGGCATCCCATTCCGCCGTTCCTTCAAACAAAAGTTCCACCGGCGCGCCCGCCGCCAGATACATCTCCAGTTTTTCCTCGGAGGTTTTGAAGCGATTGGGCTTGTCCGGGGCCAGAATGGTTTGCGTGCGGATGTTAGCGCGGATGCTGCCCCATTGTTTGGATAGTTCCAGCGGTACCACGTTTTTCGTGCCGAAAGATGCCATGCCGTTTAATCCCACCAGCCGCTCCGGACGCGGTTGCGAATCATCCTCAAGCTGGATGGCATCCAAGTATAGGGTGTTCCGGCCAGGATTGCTGACCATGATGCTGCGCGCGCCTGATGGTGGAAGAAAAACGATGCGCGTAAATTCAGCCGCCACCCCCTGAATATCCGGCGCGCCGATATTGCCATTGCCGCCCGCATCGGTGTAATTCAACAACTCGTTCCATAGCAGAATGTCGCCGAGCTTTACCGCCAGCCCGGCGCCGGTGGCCGTGAACGCGCCGCGCACGCGCAGGAAATGCCCGCCCGCTGACAGCTCCGGCACCGCGAGCTGCACAATGGCACCGGCTTCCAAGGCGCGGGGCAAAATCGTATTGCCACCCACCGCCACTTCCAGGGTCTTGTCGGCAGCCAAGGATTCGCCCAGTTCAAAGCTCGTGCCGTCGAATTTTCCCCAGCGCATGACCGGCTTGAGTTTATCCGGCTCCACGCTGCCCAGTGCCAGTCGGCTGCGCAACGGTTCCGGCGCTTTTTGCGCGATGGTGATTTGCTGGTCGCGCGTGAGTTGGATTTTGCCCGCGCGTAAATCGCCCGCCAGTTGCACCACGGCCACCAGCGTTTTCTGACTGGCGGGCCAGAGTTCCGTCCGGGAGTTTTTGAAATAACAATCGAGAGTGGCAATGATGGCGCGGGCTTTGCCGTGTTTGAGCAGGTACAGTTGCGGCACGACGTCCTGCCCATCCATGCGCTGACTGCGAATCAGCGGATACACCTCGGTGTCACCATCGGTGGGCACCAGGAAATTGCTGGTGAGTTTTTGGCGGCCAATGGTTGGGGCATCCGGCAGGTACTTTTTGAGCAGCGGGGTAACGGTATGCTGCACGCCTTGATCGTGCATGCCCACCAGGTAGATGTAATGCAGGCCCAAATGACCCAGCAATGCCTCGGTCTGCCACGCAAACCGGGGTTCTTTGGGTGCCATGGTCCACGCGCCATCCTTTTCCTTCTCGATGGCAACCAGAAATGGAATCCGCCCAGCCAACGCCACCAACACGCCGCCCTCATCGGTAAACTGCTTCAAGACCGGAATGGCCGTTTTGGGCACGGAATCCCCGGTCATCACCAGCACGTCGAATTGGTCGGCGGAAAAGATGGCGGCATCACCAAACTGCCCCACCGTGATCCGCGCCACCGCACAGCCGGCCCCTTGCAAGGTGGCAGCCACCTGATTCAGTTGTTCCAGATCAATGATAAACCGTGCTTCGCGCGTGGTTTGTTCCGGATTCCATACGGCGACACGCGGGCGTTCTGCCGCCCGGGCACTCAGTCCCCAGCTACATGCAATTAAAACCAGAACACCGGCAGTAAATTGGTTCCATTTCATAATCGTGAACACCGCCTTTCTCGCATTTAGGTCGGGCTTTGTCAAAGCTGTGGTTGGCTGAATCAGGCCGATTACGTCTCATGCTACGTGACTAAAAATACAACCACCCGTGATGACGTTCGCGTCAGCAGCTTTGGCCAGAGCGGGCGAGGCGGACAGACAAAGGGGAAGAGCGGAGTCATGGGGGA comes from Verrucomicrobiota bacterium and encodes:
- a CDS encoding glycoside hydrolase family 71/99-like protein, translating into MKFINVLFLLPFTLVAAANTAKADRVDATSLRGKVMCGYQGWFRCPGDAANLGWIHWSRNSKGITPETLTFEMWPDMTEYGVAERFPAPGFAHADGSPAQLFSSDNQATVHRHFEWMRDYGIDGAWLQHFVVDLPGGRNELRYPSRLRVLNHVRKAAQQTGRVWAISYDIAGMPEERIFDVLTRDWKKLVDDRITQEPRYLHEGGQPVVQIWGFYYKNQHNLMTAELANKLMDFFQTPGPYAAFLVGGGDWNWRKNPDLQWQAFLRRFKAYCPWNVGNVSRDQTGTAKASTGYWAADKQECERRGALWIPVIYPGFSWDNLTQKAAGTSTYARRGGRFLWEQFHALSKLEVDTVYVAMFDEVDEGTAIFKVTSSPPVQGHFVGYDGLPSDWYLRLVGEGTRRLRQRLPVPAEIPIK